In the genome of Parus major isolate Abel chromosome 3, Parus_major1.1, whole genome shotgun sequence, the window AGGCCAGGCAGCTGGCTCAGCCAGGGCACCTCTCCTGTGGGGAGGGAGCACCGTGCCACACCAGCCCTTCCACCTGGGTCAGATCACAGGCTGCCCACTCATCATGTGCGTTTTGGCATCATCCAGGCAGACACGCGCTTTCCCTACACCCCAGCACAGGAATGGCACACGTGATCCTTGGGGTTTATGGGAGCCAAGTTACCAAGTTTTCCATTGCTCCTTGCTGTGAGAACTCATGGCAGAAGCAGGATAATCCCTCTCTTTCATCATCTGTACTTTGAATGTTATtattgaaaagcatttttgcaaTCCTCTTTACACAAAAAATTGGGCAAGCTCAGTACATCCCTCATGCTAACCAGATGCTTTCACAGAAAAGTGGTTCCAGCCAGCATGGGCAGAGGTCAGGcatacagagaaaacacaggaaaaatcaCAGGCAGACCTGTTcctgttttattaaaacaacaaaaaaaatatattactttaCACTGCCTTTCCCCACCAGAGACAGcaataataaacaaataaaatcaggCCCATGGCAGCTTGCCACAATTCTTACGGAATGGGAGGAAAATTGGTTTACTAAAGTATAGAAAATTGCCAGTGGTACTCCTTTCCTACTTATTCACTCTAGAAAAAGTTACCAAATACTCTTTGTGCACCTGAAGTTAGAACAGAGCCCACAGGTCTGTGGTGTGACACAGATACATTTTAGTCCTCAATGCAGTAACTCtgattaaaagacaaaaaaactgAAACGTGGCTAATTAATATGAAGAGCCTACCCACGGTTTTTGAAAATTGTTCATGTTTCCCAGGTTTTATGTTGATTTTGAAGAGATAGCAGCGTGTTCCTAAATGCTCTTTGCACAGGAACAATGCTGAGGGTCGGGTTTGCTGAGTGCAGTGTTTCATCAGTGTAGCTCTACTGAAAGAGTGTTTTCAGTCTGTGCTGCAAAATGAGTCAGCATAAGCTGGCCTCAGCTCAGACATCTTTATTTCCACAGCAAGTTGAAGACAATCCCTTGGAGAGAGGCATGAGAGATGCTGGAACTATCAAAATTCATGACAGCTGTCTGTCTGCAGATTTCCCCAGTTAGCAACCACACCTGGACCATCATATTCTGCAGAGGCCAGTGACCATGCCCTCTGTTACTTCATTTAATCTCCTTTTGTACCAAGACCTTTGGtctctgcagcatcctgtggCAGTGTCTCCTGAGGTTCAAGCATGCAAAAGGattctttctttatatttgtTGCCTGATAATTTTACCAGGAATGCACTGATTCTGGCAATATTACAAGAGTGATTCAAGTCTTCCTGTTCACCTTCAGCATTTTATGTTTATGCTTCCCATACCAGTGGATCCTCTTCCAAATTGAAATGTAGGCACTCTACTGCTCTACaaagtttttttccctgatgtcTCACAAATAATCATTTTTCCATTCCATCCTTACGACTGACTGCCACACCTGGGGTGaccactgcagcagctgatgaaGCAATAGCCACCAATCTTCCTTTTGTCAGATCCTCCCACACAGGCAATCTCTTTTGCCTTTCCTCCCTGTCCTTTTCCCAGTGCCTGCTTGCCCTCTTCACTTGGAGCCTTGTTAAGACTCCAGGCTGTGTTCCCTGACCAGAACAGATGAGAAAGGGAACACTGTGAATGTTGATGGGATGTAGAGGTTCACGATTACCAATGTCAACTCACAGGCTGTACAAACAAACTGTTTGTGGCCTATTTCTCACTCAAGATACTTTTAGGCTTAATAAAAGAAACTCTCAAATTTAGTAATGAATTATATATACCATGTACATGCTATTATGTCTAAATTATccatatattaattaataatctATGGGTGTCAGACATGCCAACCCAAGTTAGGAAGACATTATGTGAAGGTGTGTGGTCTGAGCCTGTGAGCAGAGTAATTTATCTCTCCTCCAGTTCTGCTGCCTCACAGGAGACAAGAGCATCATCACAGGAGTACCTCTGGTCCTTTTGAGTTCAGGTCTCAGAGCAAAATTTGGGAAAGttggaaaacaaatggaaagaaacagaataaaatatttactattgTCTCTGCACAAAGTGCTGAattttattcagcttttcctggaaCAATTCAGATcaattaaaacactttttgaCAAAGTGGAGACGCAATGTTCTTCGTCAAAAGAATAGCCGCCTGGTCGATCAATCAGAATTCTAGCTTggacaaaaacattttcccattCAAGGCTGAATTACCATGCTGCTGTCAGTAGGGTTAGTGTTCCTCTGCCAGGCTTAaaatttctgaagcttttttgGCAGTATTTGCATGAAGAAGTGCTGGAGCACCATCACCGAGAAATTTTTCatggggcaggggagggctTCCACATATAGCACTTCAGAACAGTGAGGCTGACCAGGAGATCTGATCCCTAGGATGGCTGCAAGGAAACCCATAACCGCAGCACCAGTGTTTTTCCACCCCTCTTTGCTCCCTCTCAGCAGCTACCATGAATaacaagcaggaaaaacagaggcAGGTTTTGAAGAGAAATGAGGGCAGCGGTggggggagcggggcgggcCCGGCTTATGCAAGAGAGGGTATAAAAGGGGGAGCCGAGTACCCCTCCAAAATCGGAGAGTGGGGCAAAAGGAGAGCACACACCTCACCGCTGAAGAACAGGTTTGAGAGGTCTGTGTTTCTTTGTACCTTtactgtggctgctgcagggagaggttCATTAGAAAACGTGTGTGGGCCACAGGCTTGTTTCGGATAGGGGATGCTTGTAGAACAGCCTTGCTTTCACCTTCTCGGGTTCCTTGTTGCCAGAAAGCTTTTTGCCCAAATTTGGCCCAGTGCAAGTTCTCTGGCACAGCTCTCTTTAAGGGGCAGAATCCTTGGACACCGGAGCTGAAGGGCGGGATAGAGATTCTGCTTTCTAAAGTAGAAGCTCTATCTTTAAGCACACTCTCATTCCTAAAACCATGGcaacccaacaaaaaaagcctgaCAACAGAGTCCACATATAGTAATTGGAATGATGCTCATGCTCTCCTGCTTAAAAATGTCTcagaagtaaaatgaaaggCTAACTGTCTTTAAGTTCTACTAGGATAAAATATGTTGCAGGTGTGACAGGATTTGTTCTTTGTAATCTGAAACCTCCTTTAGAGGAAACTGTTAGAAGATAAAAGACATAGATCTAAGAGGTGCACTGGTGTGTGATGCATCTTAATGGGGGAATATTAATTGAGTGAGCACAAGTGACTGGCAAATGCAGGGGGGAAACTGAGCTTTTAGTAGAGTGTGAACATAAGGTGAAATCAAAGGTTCTCCCTCATTACTGGGGCCAGCCAAATTCCCGGTGGCCTGAAGCAGGAGGAGGACTGTGGTGGAAACAGGACATTGAACATTACCTGgtgaaacttctttttctggagaaagctgggtattttaatttgattaCTTTATTGATGTGGGGGCATGGGTGGGGGGCAAAAGATAGACTTCTGTGTTCCTCAAAGACACTGACCATTTTTTAATAGATGGAAAACAACAGAACTGAATGCACAAACACCAAAAGACACCTAAAGATCAATCTGGCTGAAAACTCTGAGAGTATTCAACTCAGCTGAACTTTCTTTATGTGGCAGAGCCACCAGCCCAGCATGCTGGATTTGTTATTCAGgtggctcctgctcctcctcttcttcagggcagcatctcctgcagccagggctgcctgttTAGGGCTGGTACTTAGAGCAAAAGGAGACcaacagctgcagcacacaTTGGTCATGACCTTCAGGGGAGCTGGAAGCAGGGGATACCCAAACAATATTGTCTGGATGCTGCAGAACAAAGGCATCatgattaaaggaaaaaaatgcagtgaggGTGAGAGGGTTGTGATTTCCCCTTTCAGTGTTTATTGTCCACAGCAAACACATAAGTCTGACAGCTGTACTATATGTTATTAGCATCACTTGGAGCTTATTAGCCCAagacagtaattatttttaataaggatACTTCTCAAAGTTTTATGAAATACAAGGTGCCCTTCCATGAAACAGCTTTCTGTTGTGTGTCCTTGATACAGAGGGTACTGGGAtgggttttctttttacctGTGTTCAAGCCTCATCTAGGAGGACACAGGAGACCAGCTATAGCTCAGGCTTGGTGTGGTCTGGCCATTTGTGTGTGCTGCTGATGCCTGCCTGGTGCTTCAGGTGGACTCACATGGATGGTGGTGCAGGAGATACAGATTTGGGCTGTGCTCAcatcccacctgcagctccactgGCCTCTAAAGGACCAGCTGGTTCCCCTGGTGTGCCTGTGGGAAGGAGTCTCCAGAGTAGAGGGGAAAGAAGGGGGATTGCAGCCTGAAACCTAACTTGATCGCTTAGCATTTAGCTGAGCaatatacatttttcatttttcatccttCTCCCTTTTGCCTGTATTCTTTGCTTGGCTAGAAGAGTTTTAAAGCTGTCTGGAGATGGTACAAACGCTCAGGAATTGTTCTGTGGGCAGATGCTTCCTCAACTGAGATGCTCAGGCAGCAAGAGGACAAAACACCTTGAATGTTTCAAGCTGTTTGTTTAAGCCTTCAGTGCATGATAGCATGTTATACAAGCACAAGCTCAGAAACACTTTTGGACCTCATTAGAGTGAGGGTAATCAGAttgtttaaatgaaaagcaggaCTGCAGAGGCAGAAATTTCTCATCTCTTTGGTGATAGGCATCTGGCATACAGCCCTTGGGCTGGCAGGACTCAGCTGTCCCTGTCTCCACCTTCAtctccaccagctccagctgcccaggCACACTGAAAACATCCTCCTCTCTCAGCTCTCTCCTTGAACCCAACATGTAGCTGCGCACTGCAGTACAAATCATCCCTGACTAGCCCTCTAAAATTGAAGCTCAGATGACAAATCAGCCCTACTCCTGTTTGAGCCATGGGATTTTAATTGCTGAGAATAGCAAGGGCACCGAACAAGACCCAGTCTAACCAGTTGCGTTGTCCCTGGTTTGATTCACTGTTTATTTGCTTCAGTATAGGAAGAAGGGGCACACCAAAATTGAAAGAttgtttcaaaagcagcagaaagatcTGCATATCCTAACCCCTTTTCCCGAACATGACTTGGGAGGCTGAGACTGGGAGGGATGAAGTCTTTCTGATCCAGCTCTGGCAGTCTCACCTATCTGGCTTTTATCTTCTCCATTTCTACATGTTTTgttcaagaggaaaaagaacaaagccTTGACATTCTGAACAGCTcaagagggaaagaaggggTAAAAATTAAGAGCTTAATCACTTTATTCTGCAGTAGCACGCACACCTCACACACTCCTGGATCCCCAGGCTGCAAGGTAGAGATTAAAGGCAAATTATCTTGTGAAGACAAGAATCTGATCCAAACTGAACAACAAACCTAAGTACAAAGAAATCTGCATTCCTTTCGGTCTGGTGCAAAATGAGGTCTTTCCAGCTCCTATAGTCAGTCACTCTGCAGAGGAAAACGCCTGTGTCTGCCTCGGTCAATGTGTAACTGCGACTTCGTAGGTGTGCTGGCTCTGGCTAAAGGTTGTGTATCCATCCCTGGAACTTTCTGTGCAGCTGGTGTTAAGCCGGGCTCAGGTTTCATTGGGCCCTGCCTGGCCTGAGGTAACTTCTCTGGGCCCCCAGGCTGTGATGTAAAGCAGCTTTGCGCAATGCTGCCTCAGCCCTGTGGAAAGGGCAGAattccacctgcagccccactgccccGGGGGGAGAGGTGTCCTGAGGAGCTCGCCTGAGCGACAGCAGCAGCATCGgaggggcagcagaggggagaCACCCCCCAGGACAGAGGCGAGTAAGCGCTCTTACTGGATTGGCTTTGAATGCTGCTTTTTCAACTCAggtgctcctgcttttccaaaggGCTCGGGGCTCTCTTCTTTAGCCAAATAAACCACGCTGACTTTCCACAGATGGGGCTTAGGGTAAGTGCTTGGCAGTGAGAGCTGCTCCTCTTGCTTCTGCTCATGGGACAAAAGCTGATGGGGGGCTCTGGCAGCCAAAGAGAGGTGACCACTGGGTGCCAATGGTGCCTAATGGCACAGCCTGCCTGGGTGGCACAGGGTCAccctccctgctgtgcaggaaaCATTAAGTAATGCCTCAAAAGAATTGTATGATGGAGAGAACAGTGTGGGAAGGGCATTCCTTATAATTTGTGGCTTTTTGGTTCATTTTCCTGAGCATCCCAATGTGAAAAATGCTTTGAGTAGTCTAGAAATTCACAGGCACAGTAGCTGGGCTAACTGTGAACGTGAAGTTGGGAAGTGCCTCcccaagataattttttaaccAGTCATAAGCAATGAATATGCTCTGTCAAGCGTGTCACATGCTACCAGCAGGGTTGGGGAGGTgaagaggggctgggagcagaggagagagcagcatGACTGTGCCGCCCATACAGTAATTTAGAGGATGAGGTGGGAGTTAATGGGGAAGAGCAATTCTTGGGTGAAGGCAGGGACAGAGATCTACAGCAGGTCCTCCCCTGTATGCCTCTGGAGAGCAAATAGATTCAGGCCTGACCCACAGGCATTCAGGAAGACACTTGGACATCCTGAGTGACCATCACAGCAACAGAAACTCAATTAGCAAACCCAGCTGTTAGACAAGAACCTGGGAATGTAGATATCCATGCTGGCATGCAGACTTACTTAGCAAGGTCTGTCTAGTTACCAAGCATCTGCACATCTCAGTTTTTGTATGTGCAATAGAGTGGTGATACAAACTGGGATATTATTAGACATTAAATACTTGGGGATCCCGCAGGGGAAAGAATGTGGTTATACATTGTAAATTAGGCTGGGAAAGGGCCAGGTCTTGAATAGATGGATTTAAACACAAGTGTTTCTACCCTGTGTAAAATGTTGGTGAGACAGACATTGCTGTGTCCTCTCAAAAGGCTCAGGCTACCAGAATTACAATACCTGACAGACTGGTGTGATTCAAAAAGCCTCGGAGAAAGAAAGCACAGAGTAGGGTTTGGGTACTGGCAAGGCTGATAGCACTTTGCCCATCCAATGAGCTCTGCAGAACTCGAAATGGGTGAAAGAGGGTGAACAAAGCTACAATAAACAAGGAATTActaatagaataaaaatacagctctggATAACAGCATCTTGGCTGAAGATATGTGTTAACAGATGCATAATTTTCAACACACTTCAATTTGGATTTCAAATACTCAGATTAAAAGTCATATACTAGAAATCTAAGAAAGTTACAGCAGAGCTATTAGCTATCATAAAGTTTAATATAGGAAAAGAGAGAAttctaaaaatacagtatttgtcAGTGGgtataatttttcagtgtgtgtgtgtgtgtgtccatgaCATTCTCATTCCCTATATTCATTACATACTCTGTGCTAAAACACTAGTGACATCCACATACAGTAAAATTCACTGCTTCTTGTcaagaaaaacaagagcagCAAGTGGTCTTTTACCTCAGGAGAGGACTGCCTGCACAGCTGAGTAACACTCAGCCTACCCCTTCTAATTCTGTATTCAGAGATAGAAGGTGCAATGAAAATAGTTTTGGTGTGAGCACATTTGTATAAGGGAGCCTGGAGTATGTTTGCCTAGAAGCTAGAATGAATGTTTGCACTGGGCTATGAAAACATAACATGCTCTGCTAGTGCCAATTATTTTGCTGACTAGACATACAAAGCAGGACATTTCTGCATTTGGACCTTAAGAGAACTGGTTTCCAAACCCACTTCCTGCATAACAGCAGGCACATTGCTTAGCCTGTCCGTGTGTCTGCATGGCTCAGTGCAGCAGTTTGCAGAGATGGCTCTGACCAGGTCCCAGGAACAAATGTTGTTGCATTTGCTGCAAAACAAGGTTTCACAGAAGTAGCATGGTCTAGTTAGTAGGCATAACCAGCATCTGCAATCATTCCCATGCTAAATCCTTAGGGCACCACAGTGGGTAATGGAGTCACATCTGTGCTTACCATTTCCCACCTGCTGCCATTGAAACTGGTGTCTGTCTCATCCTGGGCTTTTTGGGGGCAGAGTCAGACCAAACACCactaaatactgaaattttctgAATACCTTTGTAACTCCAGCAGCACTAGCACCTCACCCCGTGATTAAGAGAAACTGTACTTGAAACAGACTGACCagtctcctttcctcctctttttttctttcagaagacaCCGTGGAGGCAATTTTCCAACATGAATCTGGTGGCAGGTCTTCTCTGCTTGCTGGCTTGCCTTACCGTGGTGACTTGTGACCGGGTCTACGTCCACCCtttcaatttgttttctttcaatcaAAGTGACTGTGACAAGCTGGAAAAATTGGTTCAGGAGGGAAAGACTATTGTCCCTGTCTCCATTGAGTCCCAAACCACACCTGAATATGAAGGTGACGGGAATGACAAGAACAAATTGGAAGCCCCAAGCCTCAACACCTGGGGGAAAGAGGAACGAGGCTACCTGAGTGGCTTGGTGTACGTCCCGGGCATGCGGTTTTACAACGTGCTGCAGAAAGCACGGACGGGCCAAAATGTGCTCCTGTCCCCAACCAGCCTCTACAGCTCCTTGGTGTCATTCTACCTGGGTGCCTCAAACCAGACAGCACTTGATTTGCAGGGATTGCTGGGATTTGTTCCCCCTTCTGGAAACCCTGACTGCACTTCCACGGCAGTCGGAAGCAATTTCCTTTCCAGCCTGAGGACGATCGAAAGGCTTGTGAAGAGCGGGGACGAGGAGCTGCTCTTTTCCAAGACACTGAGCCTGTTCTCTGCCCCTGGCATACCCCTCTTCCAGCTGTTCATAGAGCACTTGCTCCCCAGTGCTGATGCATTCTACGCCCGAGCTGTTGACTTGACAAACCCAGGCGaggcagcaaaacaaataaatgccTTTGTGGAGGCCAAAAGCGAGGGCCAGAGCAAGTGCTTACTGGCAGACATCGACCcatccacagagctgctgtttgcGGTGGACATCCGCTTGGCAGGTATGAGGCAGCGCTGCTCACTTTGGGAACAGGCTTGGGGAAGGATGGGCAGTAACCCTGCTCCTGGGAAGGAAGCAGGGTCATGCCTGGCCAGTGG includes:
- the AGT gene encoding angiotensinogen isoform X1; the protein is MLLFQLRCSCFSKGLGALFFSQINHADFPQMGLRKTPWRQFSNMNLVAGLLCLLACLTVVTCDRVYVHPFNLFSFNQSDCDKLEKLVQEGKTIVPVSIESQTTPEYEGDGNDKNKLEAPSLNTWGKEERGYLSGLVYVPGMRFYNVLQKARTGQNVLLSPTSLYSSLVSFYLGASNQTALDLQGLLGFVPPSGNPDCTSTAVGSNFLSSLRTIERLVKSGDEELLFSKTLSLFSAPGIPLFQLFIEHLLPSADAFYARAVDLTNPGEAAKQINAFVEAKSEGQSKCLLADIDPSTELLFAVDIRLAVNVKQAFPLKEPQEFWVDSNTKVLVPMLSITGTLKYKADASGTFSVVEVPISKAALLVLLQPINGTDLEHVESELMSQSSAWLQRLSPRDIKLTLPALTLEDSSDLQELLADMELPTLLGKGADFSKISNASLTVGKVINKAFFKLASDGTDQAEDPAAQKEDGAYLDVILNKPFLFAVFEKQSRVMLFLGRVVNPLHED
- the AGT gene encoding angiotensinogen isoform X2, yielding MNLVAGLLCLLACLTVVTCDRVYVHPFNLFSFNQSDCDKLEKLVQEGKTIVPVSIESQTTPEYEGDGNDKNKLEAPSLNTWGKEERGYLSGLVYVPGMRFYNVLQKARTGQNVLLSPTSLYSSLVSFYLGASNQTALDLQGLLGFVPPSGNPDCTSTAVGSNFLSSLRTIERLVKSGDEELLFSKTLSLFSAPGIPLFQLFIEHLLPSADAFYARAVDLTNPGEAAKQINAFVEAKSEGQSKCLLADIDPSTELLFAVDIRLAVNVKQAFPLKEPQEFWVDSNTKVLVPMLSITGTLKYKADASGTFSVVEVPISKAALLVLLQPINGTDLEHVESELMSQSSAWLQRLSPRDIKLTLPALTLEDSSDLQELLADMELPTLLGKGADFSKISNASLTVGKVINKAFFKLASDGTDQAEDPAAQKEDGAYLDVILNKPFLFAVFEKQSRVMLFLGRVVNPLHED